tcatccagctaatttaacttaaacctcttttgtctattagcaaatctctaattcatccaaaagcctctttcgatagtcaattggaattgattctagtttatcaattcacacaagagtatgcaaattaaataatcaagaacgcaataagaccaatgatttaattactacacaggttcatacaagtctttcgatctctatacttacctatgctgaaatatccaagattcgatagcaaatcacaagattaataatcatctaatcaatggccagttaattagaagtattaaactcagaataaatcagataaacaaagagagaattgcattaaattagcatggacaaacaagcatagttcggaattaggttacatcgttttcctagaaagaagaaaatttagctcatactagaattggaattcaacataaacgaattcaccataattgttctgagaagatgggaagaagaaaataaacactgaaaaatcctccttgcagcctcaactggtcgtcaaaagctcaagagaacgattcaacgcctttctcccgtccgtgctcgtgtatgaatccaacgtacgtgcaataaattggaattccgtctccaaaacaaatgatttgaatccctctagctatgtttttctctcccaaagagtgttctccagtcaaaaaccgcggctctagagtgaagaatggccttttatatggtcccacggcggaaaacctaaaatctgtcaaaatacgatgttcgctcgagcggggtgtcgagcgcgcgtcgagcgttcgactctgcctgatttcgctcgagcggccaatgtctccgctcgagcgatcttcgtttttcagcaacctgctcgagctccctgtcgagcggcagtcgagcatttgaatctgcctgaattcgctcgagcggccaaaagcctccgctcgagcgaacttgtaaaatctgcaatatgaaattttgcaagccatcagtgttattttgaggatttatgatttaattacaaagatgaattctagaatcttggttttgggcattttcaattttcaattcatgttttgtcaattactttctaatttagtttaattcttaatttagttttattaatttctgaatctaatttattagtcctttacattccaatccgacaatcaaaatcaaaagacatgaatctagtccatgactagtacccttttccatccattgcatataccatcattttattttctctttgtaaagtttttcacattttttcaatgagtttgatttctaagtaactttccctgaggagacgatctaggaatttattcctaattattacacgacatcctcctgcacttgggatagcattagtgctactcatttttgagtgagtgaGGAGGCAATTGTCTGTTGATATGGCCATGAACCTTCCCAGGGCAGCCACTCTCCCCGCCAGTCGTTGAGTCTCGTTCAGATTTTTTGGTGGCTTCATATTGGTTATGGCCTTTATCTTATCTAGAGAAGCTTTAATTCCTCTCTCCAATACAatgaagcccaagaattttccTGATTGGACCTCGAAAGCACATTTCAAGGGGTTGAGCCTCATTTTGTAATGGTGTAAGACTTCAAACGCCATTCGCAAATCCACAAGGTGCTGGGCGGGCTCTTTGCTCTTTACCAACAGGTCAtccacatatatctccatggATTTCCCAATTTGTTCCTTAAACATTCAATTCACCAGCCTCTGGTAAGTCTCCCCTGCATTCTTTAGATCGAAGGGCATAACCTGGTAGCAATGTAGCCCTCGATCTGTGATGAAAGATGTTTTTTCTTCGTCGACAGCTTTCATCCGTATCTGGTTGTAGCCTGAATATGCATCCATGAAGCTTAACATATGATGCCCTGCTGTAGCATCTACAATGACATCAATACGTGGTAAGGGGAAGCTATCTTTCAAGCAAGCTTTGTTTAAATCTGTGAAGTCTACGCACATCCTCTACTTCTTGTTCGCCTTTTTTACCATGACGACATTGGATAACCACTCTGGGTAATGGGCGTCTCTAATGAGGCCGACCGCGAGTAACCTTTCAACTTCCTCACTAATGGCGACATACTTTTCTGCGCTGAACGATCTCTTCTTCTATCATACTACCTTGTGCGTTGGGTCTACGCCCAAACAATGCTCAATCACCTCGTTGTCTATACCAGGCATCTCTTCATGGCTCCATGTGAAAACATCCATGTGTTCTACCAAAAACTGTATCAGGGCTTTTCTATTAGCAGGTGGGATGTGTGTCCCGATATGGGCAGTGGTCCCTGGGTGGTCAGTGTGCAATTCCACGAGTTACAGAGGTTCGTTAACTTCTGCATGCTGCTGAACCTGGTCATCCCTAACTTCTATATCTCTTTCACAAGTTACCGCTACAGGGGGTGGCAGGGGTGGCAAGGCCCCATCCTGCCCTGCCACCATGCAAACTTCCTTCTTAACTTTCTTCAATTCCTGCACATAACATTCTCGGGCCAAAGCTTGTTCGCCTCTCGCCTCTCCCACACCGCCATCTGTTGGGAACTTCATTTTGAGATGGTAAGTGGATGTTACCGCCCTCAAATGGTTGAGGGTCGGTCTTCTTAATATGGCGTTGTAATAAGAAGGAGCTTTCACTATTAAAAAGTCAGTCATCGTGGTTGCTGTAAGCACTCTGGTGCCTGCAGTTACTGGTAGTGTGATTGCTCTTACAAGTTGGATGGTGTCCCCTGAGAAACCCTTCAATGACGTAGGGGAGAGCGTCAGTTTTCCAACATCAATCCCCATTTTGGTAAATGCTTCCCAGAACAGTATATCAGTCGAGCTCCCATTGTCTACTAGTACCCACCAAGTTGTGTAATTGGCTATCACAAGGGTTATTACTAGAGCATTGTCATGCGGATATATAATTCCTTCCCTGTCTGCCTCTTCAAAGGATATCACCATTCGCTCATTGCTAAGCTTTGGTTGTTTATGTAGTCTATCCGCCACGAACACCTCTTCATACCTTGCCTTTCGTGCATACGCCTTTCAGCTGGATGTGGAAATACCACCCCCAGCAAAACCTCCTGCTATGGTCTTTATTTCCCCTATGGGCTCCCTGCTTCGATTGCCTTTTGGGGGCGACCTCGCCCTCCTGTCCTGGCAGTTATTGACATGGTGCTTTCTTTCCGGACTGAAACT
This genomic interval from Carya illinoinensis cultivar Pawnee chromosome 2, C.illinoinensisPawnee_v1, whole genome shotgun sequence contains the following:
- the LOC122301710 gene encoding uncharacterized protein LOC122301710 produces the protein MVISFEEADREGIIYPHDNALVITLVIANYTTWWVLVDNGSSTDILFWEAFTKMGIDVGKLTLSPTSLKGFSGDTIQLVRAITLPVTAGTRVLTATTMTDFLIVKAPSYYNAILRRPTLNHLRAVTSTYHLKMKFPTDGGVGEARGEQALARECYVQELKKVKKEVCMVAGQDGALPPLPPPVAVTCERDIEVRDDQVQQHAEVNEPL